A stretch of Vibrio aphrogenes DNA encodes these proteins:
- a CDS encoding Na+/H+ antiporter NhaC family protein yields the protein MNLIDYTSSAAALLPPALALTMAVLTRRVLLSLGLGIILGALLLTNFSLLDTVSYTSSTVIGVFASDGQLNWGSIFILLFLILLGMMTALLTLSGGTYAFADWAQKRIKSKRGAKLLAAWLGVFIFIDDYFNSLAVGAISRPVTDRFMVSRSKLAYILDSTAAPMCVIMPASSWGAYIMTVVSGILISHGITEYSALGAYMRLVPMNYYAIFALVMVFAVVWFDLNIGSMRRHEISATQGKKDDKDENAIDLSEESEINESKNGSVSYLIIPIIALIAATIYFMINSGAQALSESGQSFSILKAFENTNVGQSLFYGAIIGLGCALATVFKQNIPLKDILMTLWIGAKSMFGAIWILAFAWTIGAVIKDIGTGAYLSTLVEGNIDVHLLPVLLFLLSGVMAFSTGTSWGTFGIMLPIAGDLAGATDLALMLPMLSAVLAGSVFGDHCSPISDTTILSSTGARCNHIDHVATQLPYALATALVSCVGFIVLGITDSSTMGFSAATIAFIVVCIAMSIVSKSKMKKACA from the coding sequence ATGAATTTAATTGATTATACTTCTTCTGCCGCGGCGCTCTTGCCACCGGCCCTTGCCCTTACCATGGCGGTCTTGACCAGACGTGTTTTATTGTCATTGGGTTTAGGGATCATCCTTGGAGCGTTACTACTGACGAACTTTTCTTTGCTTGATACCGTGAGCTATACCAGCTCAACAGTGATTGGTGTTTTTGCAAGTGATGGTCAGTTGAATTGGGGCAGCATTTTTATCCTACTTTTCCTTATTCTGCTCGGAATGATGACAGCATTATTGACCTTGTCTGGCGGTACTTATGCTTTTGCAGATTGGGCCCAAAAGCGTATTAAAAGTAAACGTGGGGCTAAGTTATTAGCTGCATGGTTAGGGGTGTTTATCTTTATTGATGACTACTTTAACAGCTTAGCAGTAGGGGCGATCTCTCGGCCGGTTACAGATCGCTTTATGGTGTCTCGTTCTAAATTAGCCTATATCTTAGATTCTACCGCAGCACCAATGTGTGTCATTATGCCAGCCTCCAGTTGGGGGGCTTATATAATGACCGTAGTGAGCGGTATATTAATATCTCATGGTATTACCGAATATTCTGCTCTGGGTGCCTATATGCGTTTAGTTCCTATGAATTATTATGCTATTTTTGCTTTAGTCATGGTATTTGCTGTTGTTTGGTTTGATTTAAATATTGGATCAATGCGACGTCATGAAATTTCAGCTACCCAAGGTAAAAAAGATGATAAAGATGAAAATGCGATTGATTTGAGTGAAGAATCGGAAATTAATGAAAGTAAAAACGGTTCTGTCTCTTATTTAATTATTCCTATTATTGCTTTAATCGCAGCCACAATCTATTTCATGATTAATTCGGGAGCACAAGCGTTATCCGAAAGTGGTCAGTCTTTTTCTATTTTAAAAGCATTTGAAAACACGAATGTTGGTCAATCTTTATTTTATGGCGCAATAATTGGTCTTGGTTGTGCATTAGCGACAGTGTTTAAACAAAATATTCCGTTAAAAGATATTCTAATGACACTGTGGATTGGTGCGAAATCTATGTTTGGCGCAATTTGGATTCTTGCGTTTGCATGGACCATTGGCGCGGTGATTAAAGATATTGGTACTGGTGCTTATTTATCTACTCTAGTTGAAGGTAATATCGACGTACATTTGCTGCCTGTCTTACTCTTTCTTTTGTCTGGTGTTATGGCTTTTTCGACCGGCACCTCTTGGGGTACGTTTGGTATCATGTTGCCGATTGCTGGAGATCTAGCTGGAGCGACCGATCTTGCTTTGATGTTACCGATGTTGAGTGCAGTATTAGCTGGTTCAGTATTTGGTGATCATTGCTCACCAATTTCAGATACTACGATTTTATCGTCGACTGGTGCGCGCTGTAATCATATTGATCACGTTGCTACACAATTGCCTTATGCTTTAGCTACTGCTCTTGTTTCTTGTGTTGGTTTTATTGTTTTAGGGATAACTGATTCATCGACAATGGGCTTTAGCGCCGCCACGATAGCCTTCATTGTGGTGTGTATTGCTATGTCGATAGTTTCAAAGTCTAAAATGAAAAAAGCCTGTGCTTAA
- the hisG gene encoding ATP phosphoribosyltransferase — MQNKRLRIAIQKKGRLSKECQDLLKKCGVKFNIAGERLVVHSENMPLDLLLVRDDDIPGLIMDGVVDLGFIGENELEEVRLDRKAEGSPCEFTTLRRLDFGGCRLSIAIDKDETYRGPQDLAGKRIATTYPHLLKSYMDEQGINFSTCMLTGSVEVAPRAGLADAIADLVSTGATLEANGLKEVEVIFRSKATLIQRNGEFSNEQTVLIDKLLTRMQGVIQAKESKYIMLHAPSDKLEQVKQLLPGAEDPTVLPLSQEKNRVAVHLVSTENLFWETMEGLKALGASSILVLPIEKMME, encoded by the coding sequence ATGCAAAATAAACGTCTTCGAATTGCCATTCAGAAAAAAGGTCGCTTGAGTAAAGAATGCCAAGATTTACTCAAAAAGTGTGGTGTGAAATTCAATATTGCGGGTGAGCGTTTAGTGGTGCATTCAGAAAATATGCCATTAGATTTATTGTTAGTTCGTGATGATGATATCCCAGGTTTAATTATGGATGGAGTTGTCGATCTTGGTTTTATTGGTGAAAACGAGCTGGAAGAAGTACGTTTGGATCGTAAAGCGGAAGGTTCACCTTGTGAATTTACGACATTGCGCCGCTTAGACTTTGGTGGTTGTCGCCTATCGATTGCTATTGATAAAGATGAAACTTACCGTGGCCCACAAGATTTAGCTGGAAAACGCATCGCCACGACCTACCCACATTTATTAAAAAGCTACATGGATGAGCAAGGCATTAACTTTAGTACCTGTATGCTAACCGGTTCGGTGGAAGTCGCCCCCCGTGCAGGTTTGGCTGATGCGATTGCAGATTTGGTGTCAACTGGCGCAACGTTGGAAGCGAATGGCTTAAAAGAAGTGGAAGTGATTTTCCGCTCTAAGGCTACACTGATTCAACGTAACGGTGAGTTCTCCAATGAACAAACTGTCCTTATCGATAAATTATTAACCCGCATGCAAGGTGTGATTCAAGCAAAAGAGTCGAAATACATCATGCTACATGCACCAAGTGATAAGCTTGAGCAAGTGAAACAACTGCTTCCAGGGGCTGAAGATCCTACGGTGTTGCCATTATCTCAAGAAAAAAATCGTGTAGCGGTTCACCTAGTCAGTACTGAAAACTTATTCTGGGAAACCATGGAAGGCTTAAAAGCATTAGGTGCGAGTTCCATTCTTGTTCTGCCTA
- a CDS encoding inosine/guanosine kinase has translation MKFPGQRKSKHYFPVDARDPLVSQAQESKQMSLTHIIGIDQTLVDIEAKVSDEFLEKYQLSKGHSLVIDDDKAEALYNELKQFDLISDEFAGGTIGNTLHNYSVLADDKSTLLGVMSNNIKIGSYGYRYLCNTSSRMDLNYLQGVEGAIGRCFALISENGERTFAISEGKMNQLLPSSIPESIFENASALVLTAYLVRCKPGDPMPDATMKAIEYAKKYNVPVVLTLGTKFVIQDDPDYWRQFIQDNVSVLAMNEEEAEALTGEHDPLLASDMALSWVDLVLCTAGPVGLYMAGYTENEAKRQTSLPLLPGAIAEFNQYEFSRPTIRSQCKQPIKVYSHIAPYMGGPEKIKNTNGAGDAALAAILHDMAANKYHKENIPNSSKHEYPFLTYSSFSQVCKYANRVSYEVLAQHSPRLSRGLPEKEDSLEEAYWER, from the coding sequence ATGAAATTCCCCGGCCAACGTAAATCTAAACATTACTTTCCTGTTGATGCTCGTGATCCTTTAGTCAGCCAAGCGCAAGAAAGCAAACAAATGTCACTTACTCATATTATTGGGATCGATCAAACTTTGGTGGATATTGAAGCTAAAGTCAGCGATGAGTTTCTCGAAAAATATCAATTGAGTAAAGGTCATTCGTTAGTGATTGATGATGATAAAGCAGAAGCACTTTATAACGAATTAAAGCAATTTGACTTAATTTCCGATGAGTTTGCTGGTGGAACGATTGGCAATACGTTACACAATTACTCTGTGCTTGCTGATGATAAATCAACCTTATTAGGAGTGATGAGTAATAATATTAAGATTGGTAGTTATGGATATCGATATTTGTGTAATACATCAAGCCGTATGGATTTAAATTATCTACAAGGCGTAGAGGGTGCGATTGGACGTTGTTTTGCATTGATAAGTGAGAATGGTGAGCGAACTTTTGCGATTAGCGAAGGTAAAATGAATCAATTATTGCCAAGCTCTATTCCTGAATCGATTTTTGAAAATGCTTCCGCTTTAGTGCTGACTGCCTATCTTGTCCGATGTAAACCAGGCGATCCTATGCCAGATGCGACAATGAAAGCGATTGAATATGCGAAGAAATATAACGTACCTGTGGTACTGACCTTGGGTACTAAATTTGTGATTCAAGATGACCCTGATTATTGGCGACAGTTTATACAAGATAATGTGTCGGTATTAGCCATGAATGAAGAAGAAGCTGAAGCATTAACCGGGGAACATGACCCGTTATTAGCTTCTGATATGGCGTTAAGTTGGGTTGATTTAGTGTTATGTACAGCAGGCCCTGTGGGTTTATACATGGCTGGATATACTGAGAATGAAGCTAAACGTCAAACTAGCTTGCCTTTGTTACCCGGTGCCATTGCAGAGTTCAATCAATATGAATTCAGTCGTCCAACAATACGTAGCCAATGTAAACAACCGATCAAAGTTTACTCACATATTGCCCCTTATATGGGTGGGCCAGAAAAGATTAAGAATACGAATGGGGCAGGTGATGCGGCATTAGCGGCAATATTGCATGATATGGCTGCGAATAAATATCATAAAGAAAACATTCCTAATTCAAGTAAGCATGAATATCCATTTTTAACCTATTCCTCGTTTTCACAAGTGTGCAAATACGCCAATCGGGTTAGCTATGAGGTATTAGCTCAGCACTCACCACGACTTTCACGTGGATTGCCAGAAAAAGAAGACAGTTTAGAAGAGGCTTATTGGGAAAGGTAA
- a CDS encoding porin, which yields MKKSLLALAVTAAAFTGAANAAEIYKTDDASVNFYGQLRTELKWNDVEDKNPELSSGSSRTGIDGSYKVNDNLSVLGLVEVSVDEDSDMYVRQHIFGLSGDFGTIKFGKQFTISDDIYGADYSYFYGGSALRYWTISDAVNDAMVKYVFEADNFWLQADYGLPNNGDNQELGELFVGTSLGDLNLHIGGGYNRSEDILDSAGNNTGVSLKNSYGQATAEYNYGKGVIGFTYYYAKLETENATNISVEENGYSLAATYEWADNATAYAGYELTTHDSDAIELKDSTVVYVGSDYFLTDWARVYLEVAYLDGDTLGYGAGGAEGTAISPSSADDQYNVGLGARFYW from the coding sequence ATGAAAAAATCGCTTTTAGCGCTTGCTGTTACAGCAGCCGCATTTACAGGTGCAGCGAATGCTGCTGAAATCTATAAAACAGATGACGCTTCAGTTAACTTTTATGGTCAACTTCGTACTGAGCTAAAGTGGAATGATGTTGAAGATAAAAACCCAGAACTAAGCTCTGGTTCATCTCGTACAGGTATCGATGGTTCATATAAAGTTAATGATAATCTGTCTGTTCTGGGCCTTGTAGAAGTATCTGTTGATGAAGATAGCGACATGTACGTCCGTCAACACATTTTTGGTCTTTCGGGTGATTTCGGTACTATCAAATTTGGTAAACAATTTACTATTTCTGATGATATTTATGGTGCTGATTACTCATACTTCTACGGTGGTTCTGCACTTCGTTACTGGACGATTTCAGATGCAGTTAACGATGCAATGGTTAAGTATGTTTTCGAAGCGGATAACTTCTGGTTGCAAGCGGACTATGGTCTACCAAATAATGGTGACAACCAAGAGCTTGGTGAATTGTTCGTTGGTACTTCACTTGGTGATTTAAATCTTCACATTGGTGGTGGTTATAACCGTTCAGAAGATATTCTAGATAGTGCTGGCAACAATACTGGTGTTTCTTTAAAGAACTCTTATGGTCAAGCAACTGCTGAATATAATTATGGTAAAGGTGTGATTGGCTTTACATATTATTACGCTAAGCTAGAGACTGAAAATGCAACGAATATTTCAGTAGAAGAAAATGGTTATTCTTTAGCCGCAACTTATGAGTGGGCTGATAATGCAACAGCTTATGCAGGTTATGAATTAACTACTCATGATTCAGATGCTATTGAGCTAAAAGATTCAACTGTTGTTTATGTGGGCTCAGATTACTTCTTAACTGATTGGGCTCGCGTATACCTAGAAGTTGCATACTTAGATGGTGATACATTAGGTTACGGTGCTGGTGGTGCAGAAGGTACAGCAATTTCTCCTTCTTCTGCAGATGACCAATATAATGTTGGCTTAGGTGCTCGTTTCTACTGGTAA
- a CDS encoding H-NS family histone-like protein, with protein MSEIKKSALLNIRSLRAFTRDEFTLQEVEELLEKLTIVVEERKEIEEKELAEQAEREAKLAEYAQMIAKDGIDLEELIAAMNGTDAKTKTRKKRQPRPAKYEYMLDGERKTWTGQGRTPSAIQEALDAGKSIDDFLIK; from the coding sequence ATGTCGGAAATCAAAAAATCAGCGCTTTTAAATATTCGTAGTCTTCGTGCATTCACTCGCGACGAATTTACATTACAGGAAGTAGAAGAGTTACTTGAAAAACTCACTATTGTTGTCGAAGAAAGAAAAGAAATTGAAGAAAAAGAATTAGCAGAACAAGCAGAACGTGAAGCGAAACTTGCTGAATATGCTCAAATGATCGCAAAAGATGGTATTGATTTAGAAGAATTAATTGCGGCAATGAATGGTACTGATGCAAAAACAAAAACACGTAAAAAGCGTCAACCACGTCCAGCAAAATATGAATACATGTTAGACGGTGAGCGTAAAACTTGGACTGGCCAAGGTCGTACCCCTTCAGCTATCCAAGAAGCGTTAGATGCCGGTAAATCAATCGATGATTTCCTAATCAAGTAA